DNA sequence from the Gordonia polyisoprenivorans genome:
CATCTCGCGTCTCGGGGCGGGTAACGACGAGTTCGCTCGACGCTTCCTCCACGAGGCCCGCACCGCCGCCGCCCTGGATCATCCGGGCATCATCACGGTGCACGACTTCGGGATCGTCGACGAGACACCGTGGTTCACGATGAGTTACATCGATGGTGCCGACCTGAGCGCCGCGGACCTCACCCCCGACGAGGTCGTGCACATCGTGAGCCGCGTCGCCGACGCCCTCGACCACGCCCACAACCAAGGAGTGGTGCACCGCGACATCAAGCCCGCGAACATCGTCGTGACCCGTGCGGCGTCAACACAGGAGATCGACCGGGTCATCGTCCTGGACTTCGGGATCGCCAAGCTCGCCGACGGCAATGCCACACCACTGACCGCGACCAACGCCATCATCGGCACCCTGGCCTACTGCGCGCCCGAGATCATCGAGGGCGGCGCCGCGACCGCACGCTCGGATCAATACTCCCTGGCGTGCACGGCCTATCAGCTCCTCACCGGCACCACACCGTTCCACGCGGCCGAGCCCGCCGCCCTGATCCGCGACCATCTGGCCCGGCCCGCCCCCGCACTCGGCCTCGCCCATCCCGACCTCGCCGGGCTCGACGCGGCCTTCGCCACCGCACTGGCCAAACACCCCGAGAACCGCCACCGCGACTGCCGATCGTTCGCCGCCGCGCTCGCCGCGACGAGCACCGCAACGAACACCATCGCGTCTCCGGACCCAACGACGACGACGCTGCCCCGAGTGCCCCACACCCAGTGGCGCACTCGACCACCGCGAATCCCGCCCCCGCGGACCCCACCGCCTGGGACCCCACCACAGCGAACCCCGCCACCCGGGACCCCACCACAGCGCACTCGGCCCGCCACCGACGCCCGGCCCCGACCGCCCACTCCGATCCCACAGGCGCCAACCCCGCCCACTCCGATCCCGCCGCCGGCTCCCGCACGACGCACCGGCGGAACCACCGCCAGGCTCTGCGCCGCGATCCTCGCCCTTGCCGGCGTCGCGATGGTCGCCGGAAGTCTGCTCGGCTGGGCGACGATCTCGTTCACCGACACCACCGGCCGGCAACGGAGTTACACCATCAGTGGACTCGGCACCGTCGACCACGGTGGTGCCGCGGGGGACTTCGATCCGCTCTCCGTCGCGCACTACACCGCAGCGGGCATGCCGACGGTCATCTGCGGGGCGCTACTCGTACTCGCCGCGGGTGCGCTCTGCATACGCCGACTGGTGATCGTCGGCGCACGGCATCGACCCAGCCCGCTCGCTTCACTCCCAGCGCTGCACCGATTCAGCCCGCCCGCTTCGCTCCCGGCGCTGGTCGGTGTCGTCGCAGGCGGGGCCGGTGCATTCTTCGCCGCACGCGCGATCCGCGACCCGTGGCGCGCGGTCGCCTCGACCGATCCCTCGCTGACGCCGTTTCAGCAGTGGCTCGACGCGGCCACCGTCGGTCCCGGCCTGTGGATGGTGGCCGCGAGCGCCGCGGTCGGCGTCGTCGTGTCGATCGTGGCCGCGATCGTCGGCTCGCCGACCACCTCGCGTCGAGGGGCATGACAGGACGAGGAGCATGACAGGATTGCGTCATGTCGGAAATCTCCGTCCCGTCCGGGATCGACGAACGGCAGTGGTGGATTCGACTCCTGCGGTTGGGCTTTGCGGCCCTGGGTGCGGCGGCGTTGATCCTGTTGCCCATCCGGCAGGCCGACGTCGACGGTTTCACCCTTGGTAACTACCTGAGCTACTTCACAGTGCTGTCGAACATCGCCGCCGTCTGCGTGTTGACGATCGGTGCCGCATTCGCACCGGAATCCGTTGTGTGGCAATGGATCAGGGGTGCAGCCACCACATGCATGGCGATCACCGGGATCGTCTACGCCCTGCTGCTCTCGGGCATCGACGTGAACCTGAACATCGAGTGGATCAACTCGGTGCTACACCGTGTGCTGCCGGTGGTCCTGCTCGTCGACTGGATCATGGTGCGACCGCGCCGCCTACCCGCGTGGAGTTGGTGGAGTTGGCTGGCCATCCCCTTGGTCTACGGCGTGTACACACTCACGAGGGGAACCGTCGTCGACTGGTATCCGTATCCGTTCATCGACCCGCGCACACAGGGGTACCTGTCCATGACGATGTCGATGATCGTCATCGTCATCGGGATGGCCGGGCTCGCGTTCGCCGTGTCCTGGCTCGGGACGCGGCTGCCGTGGCGAACGGCCGAATCCACCGGGTGACGGACACCCCACCCGCACCGGACCTCCCGAGCGCGGACCGGCGCCTTTCGCGCGCACCCCGACATGTGCCATCGTTGTGACCATCGACACAACATCGGCAGCGCACCCGGATCCTCGCCACCGGACTCCCGGCCGACAGGTCATCGCAGCGTCCTGGCGGCGATCGGCGTTGTCCGGAATCCGCCCCGACCGAGATGTACTGCCCGCGCCGGTCGACATCTCGTCGGCCGACCCGCTCCTCGACGCCGCCCGGCCCGTCCTCGACGACGCCGCCTCGCGGATCGTCGGCAGCGAGATGTCGCTACTGCTCGTCGACCACGAATGCCGCATGGTCTCCCGCGTCACCGGCGGCACCACCATCGAGCGCGCTCTCGACGGCGCAGGCGCGGCCAGCGGGGTGCCCTTCGGCGAAGCCGCGGTCGGCACCACCGCGCTCGGCACGCCCGCCGAGATCCGTCGCGGCGTGATGGTCAACAGCTCCGAGCACTACCTCGAGAAGTTCAAGCGACTCAGCTGCTTCGGTCAGCCGATCATCCATCCGGCCACCCGACGCCTCGTGGGCAGTCTGTGCATGACCGAGGTCGCCGACAACACCAACCCGTTGGCGGTGCCGTTCGTCAACGGCATCGTCGCCGACATCGCCGATCGGCTCCTCGATCGCTCCCGTTCACATCAACGACGGGTGCTCGACGCATTCCAGCGCGCCGCCCCGCGACGCGATGTCGCCGTCGCCGCCATCGGTGACGACATCCAGCTCACCAATACCCTTGCCGCCGAACTACTCTGCGCGTCCGACTTCGGCGCGCTGCGGGCCGTGGTGGCCGACCCGGCACTGCACCCGACCACGCTGTCGCTGACCCTGACCGGCGGGACCGGCGTGGAGATCCTCGTCGAACCGGTGGCGGGAACCCACGGAGCGGCACTGTTCCACCTGCGGCCGCTGACCGTCGGAGCCACCTCGACCCCCACCCCCACCCGCCCGGCCTCGGTGGCCGCGGGCATCGCGATCACCGGTGAGCCGGGTACCGGACGCAGCACGACGGCCCGGGCGCTGGCCGCCGACCTCGGCGGCGGTCACCGACCACCGATCGTCGTCGACATCGCCGACGCCCTCATCGACGGCACCGCGCCGGACATCGCAGCGGTGCTCGCCCGGTGCCGCGCGGAGTCGGTGGCGCTGGTCGTCGACGGCGCCGAACTCCTCGACGACCGGTCGCTGACCCTGCTGCGCCATGCCGCGGGCCGGGCGACACCGGCCGCGCCGGTGATCGTGGTGACCGGTCCGCCGGCGCAACTCGGCGCCGGGGCCGCGGCTCTCATCGGGCACTGCCCGCGTCGGGTGGACCTGCCGCCGCTGCGCCAGCGCAGCACCGAGCTCGCCGCGATCGCCAGTGGCATCGTCGCCGACCTCGCACCGGACACCGCCCTGTCGAGCGGGGCCACCGACTGCCTGCTCAGTCAGGAGTGGCTGGGCAACCTCACCGAGTTGGTGTCGGTGCTCGACGAGGCGGTGGCCACCTGCCGATCCCGCTCGGCGCGCACGATCGAGGTCGCCGACCTCCCCGAGCGGTACCGCACCACGAGCCGCGCCGCGCATCTCGCCGGTCGCGAACAGGCCGAGCGTCAGGCGATCATCGACGCGTTGGAACGCTGCTCGCACAACAAGGTTCAGGCCGCCCGGGAACTCGGGATCTCCCGGACCACGCTGTACGCGCGGATGCGGGCG
Encoded proteins:
- a CDS encoding serine/threonine-protein kinase produces the protein MTLRVGSTFAGYTVLAPLGAGGMGEVYLVEHPHLLRRQALKVISRLGAGNDEFARRFLHEARTAAALDHPGIITVHDFGIVDETPWFTMSYIDGADLSAADLTPDEVVHIVSRVADALDHAHNQGVVHRDIKPANIVVTRAASTQEIDRVIVLDFGIAKLADGNATPLTATNAIIGTLAYCAPEIIEGGAATARSDQYSLACTAYQLLTGTTPFHAAEPAALIRDHLARPAPALGLAHPDLAGLDAAFATALAKHPENRHRDCRSFAAALAATSTATNTIASPDPTTTTLPRVPHTQWRTRPPRIPPPRTPPPGTPPQRTPPPGTPPQRTRPATDARPRPPTPIPQAPTPPTPIPPPAPARRTGGTTARLCAAILALAGVAMVAGSLLGWATISFTDTTGRQRSYTISGLGTVDHGGAAGDFDPLSVAHYTAAGMPTVICGALLVLAAGALCIRRLVIVGARHRPSPLASLPALHRFSPPASLPALVGVVAGGAGAFFAARAIRDPWRAVASTDPSLTPFQQWLDAATVGPGLWMVAASAAVGVVVSIVAAIVGSPTTSRRGA
- a CDS encoding Pr6Pr family membrane protein, whose amino-acid sequence is MSEISVPSGIDERQWWIRLLRLGFAALGAAALILLPIRQADVDGFTLGNYLSYFTVLSNIAAVCVLTIGAAFAPESVVWQWIRGAATTCMAITGIVYALLLSGIDVNLNIEWINSVLHRVLPVVLLVDWIMVRPRRLPAWSWWSWLAIPLVYGVYTLTRGTVVDWYPYPFIDPRTQGYLSMTMSMIVIVIGMAGLAFAVSWLGTRLPWRTAESTG
- a CDS encoding sigma-54-dependent Fis family transcriptional regulator, giving the protein MTIDTTSAAHPDPRHRTPGRQVIAASWRRSALSGIRPDRDVLPAPVDISSADPLLDAARPVLDDAASRIVGSEMSLLLVDHECRMVSRVTGGTTIERALDGAGAASGVPFGEAAVGTTALGTPAEIRRGVMVNSSEHYLEKFKRLSCFGQPIIHPATRRLVGSLCMTEVADNTNPLAVPFVNGIVADIADRLLDRSRSHQRRVLDAFQRAAPRRDVAVAAIGDDIQLTNTLAAELLCASDFGALRAVVADPALHPTTLSLTLTGGTGVEILVEPVAGTHGAALFHLRPLTVGATSTPTPTRPASVAAGIAITGEPGTGRSTTARALAADLGGGHRPPIVVDIADALIDGTAPDIAAVLARCRAESVALVVDGAELLDDRSLTLLRHAAGRATPAAPVIVVTGPPAQLGAGAAALIGHCPRRVDLPPLRQRSTELAAIASGIVADLAPDTALSSGATDCLLSQEWLGNLTELVSVLDEAVATCRSRSARTIEVADLPERYRTTSRAAHLAGREQAERQAIIDALERCSHNKVQAARELGISRTTLYARMRALGI